From a region of the Entelurus aequoreus isolate RoL-2023_Sb linkage group LG27, RoL_Eaeq_v1.1, whole genome shotgun sequence genome:
- the serpinb1 gene encoding leukocyte elastase inhibitor: MAAISVSNTTFALELFRTLSQTNPTGNVFVSPFSISSALAMVYLGARGDTAAQMEQALSFRSGEGIHADFQTLNEDINSPSATYILKVANRLYGEKTSKFITEFLDATLKYYKADLKPVDFIGASEACRAEINSWVEQQTENKIKDLLKPGTLSPTTRLALVNAIYFKGKWKHMFNPGNTCEMPFKVNQNVTTKVQMMYLKEKLPYNYIPELGLQILEMPYKGDELSMVILLPEESTDGSDPLLKLEKELTHSTLSQWTKRDDMDVYTDVVVHLPKFKLEEEYELNEPLAKLGMTNVFCAAKADLSGMNGEGRLSLSTVAHKAFVEVNEEGSEAAAATAGIASFCMLMREEHFNADHPFLFFIRHNKSKSVLFLGRFSSPQ, translated from the exons ATGGCCGCCATCAGCGTCTCCAACACCACTTTTGCTCTGGAGTTGTTCCGCACTCTGAGTCAAACAAACCCCACCGGGAACGTCTTTGTCTCGCCCTTCAGCATCAGCTCAGCGCTGGCCATGGTCTACCTGGGAGCCAGGGGCGACACGGCTGCACAGATGGAACAG GCCCTGTCCTTCAGGTCCGGCGAGGGCATCCACGCGGACTTCCAGACACTCAACGAGGACATCAATTCACCGTCTGCAACGTACATCCTGAAAGTGGCCAATCGTCTTTACGGAGAAAAGACCTCAAAATTCATCACT GAATTCCTTGATGCCACACTCAAGTACTACAAGGCAGACCTGAAGCCCGTGGATTTCATCGGGGCTTCGGAGGCTTGTCGAGCAGAGATTAACAGCTGggtggagcagcagacggaaa ATAAGATTAAAGATCTCCTGAAGCCAGGAACTCTCAGCCCGACGACAAGATTAGCTCTGGTCAACGCCATCTACTTTAAAGGCAAATGGAAGCACATGTTCAACCCAGGCAACACCTGTGAAATGCCCTTTAAAGTCAATCAG AATGTGACCACGAAGGTGCAAATGATGTATCTGAAGGAGAAACTTCCGTACAACTACATCCCTGAGCTGGGTCTGCAGATCCTAGAGATGCCATACAAAGGTGATGAGCTCAGCATGGTGATCCTGCTTCCGGAGGAGTCTACTGATGGCTCCGACCCGCTGCTGAAG CTAGAAAAGGAGCTCACTCACTCCACGCTGAGCCAGTGGACCAAGAGGGACGACATGGACGTCTACACAGACGTGGTCGTTCACCTGCCCAAGTTCAAGCTGGAGGAGGAGTACGAGTTGAACGAACCCCTGGCCAAACTGGGCATGACAAATGTGTTTTGCGCCGCCAAGGCCGACCTTTCCGGAATGAACGGCGAGGGAAGGCTGTCCTTGTCCACGGTGGCCCACAAGGCCTTCGTGGAGGTAAACGAGGAGGGCAGCGAGGCCGCTGCAGCCACCGCCGGCATCGCGTCTTTCTGCATGCTAATGAGGGAGGAACACTTTAACGCAGACCACCCCTTCCTCTTCTTCATCAGGCACAATAAGTCCAAGTCTGTCCTCTTCCTCGGCAGGTTCTCCTCTCCCCAATAG